GCGCGGCACAGGCCGGTCTCCGCGTTAGGCAGCGGGCTGCGCAAGCTCGTCGCGATCCTCGACGGTGCGGCGCTGGTGCTGTCGCCGGACACGGGGCCGTTGCACATGACCGTCGCGCTCGACCGGCCGGTGGTGAGCCTGATCGGCTACTCGAACCCCAAGCGCGTCGGGCCCTACCGCAAGTTCCGCGACCTCATGATCGACGCGTACGGCGAGCCGGGCGAGGAGTACCCGATCTCGATGGAGAATCGTCTCGACCGGATGCCGCGCATCACGGTGGACGACGTGCTCGCGAAGGTGCAGGTGTGGCGTGAGCGGTACCGGGCTGTATGAATTGAACCGCAGAGGGCCGCAGAGGGCCGCAGAGGACTGCCCCTTCCTTTTGAACCACAGAGGACACGGAGGTCACAGAGGAGAACCACTTCTTATTGGTTTCCTCCGTGTCCTCTGTGTCCTCTGTGGTTCAAATGAAAGCCTCTGCGGCCCTCTGCGGCCCTCTGCGGTTCAAACGAACGGCGCTCCGAACCGGTACCTCACCCCGACCTCGCCGAGCAGCCGGGTCAGCCGCACGAGCGGCAGTCCCATCACCGCGAAGTAGTCGCCGTCGATGCGCTCCACGATCGTCGCGCCGTAGCCCTGGATGCCGTACGCGCCGGCCTTGTCCATCGGCTCGCGCGTCGCGACGTAGGCGGCGATCTCGTCGTCGCCTAACGGGCGGAACGTCACCGCGACGTCTTCCACGCCCGACACCACGCGGTCGCCGCGGCAGACGGCGACGGCGGTGTGCACGGTGTGCGTGCGTCCGCTCAGGAGTCGCAGCATGCGCCGCGCGTCCGCGTCGTCCTCCGGCTTCGCGAGCAGCTCGCCGCCGATGACGACCGTCGTGTCCGACCCGATGACGACCGCGCCCGGGAAGCGGCCGGCGACCGCGGCGACCTTCTCGCGCGCGAGCCGCTCGGTGTACGCCGCCGGCGCCTCGTGCGGGAACGGCGTCTCGTCGATGTCGGCCGGCACCACCTCGTGCGGGATGCCGACGAGCGTCAGCAGCTCGCGCCGCCGCGGCGACTGCGACGCCAACACGACGCGCACGGGTTGACTCATCGCTCCAGCCACAGCGTCACCGGGCCGTCGTTCACGAGCTCCACGTCCATCATCGCGCCGAACTCGCCGGTCTCCACGAGCGCGCCGCGGGCGCGCAGCAGCGCGACGAACCGCTCGTATAACGGCACCGCGTGCTCCGGCCGCGCCGCATCGATGAAGCTCGGCCGCTTCCCCTTCCTCGCGTCGCCGTAGAGCGTGAACTGCGACACGACGAGTAGCGCGCCGCCGACGTCGCCGAGCGCGAGGTTCATCTTGTCGTCGGCGTCGGAGAAGACGCGGAGGCCGAGGACCTTCTCGGTCATCCACTCGAGCTCCGCGT
This DNA window, taken from Gemmatirosa kalamazoonensis, encodes the following:
- a CDS encoding Maf family protein — its product is MSQPVRVVLASQSPRRRELLTLVGIPHEVVPADIDETPFPHEAPAAYTERLAREKVAAVAGRFPGAVVIGSDTTVVIGGELLAKPEDDADARRMLRLLSGRTHTVHTAVAVCRGDRVVSGVEDVAVTFRPLGDDEIAAYVATREPMDKAGAYGIQGYGATIVERIDGDYFAVMGLPLVRLTRLLGEVGVRYRFGAPFV
- the dtd gene encoding D-aminoacyl-tRNA deacylase → MRVLVQRVSRGEVRVGDRVTGRIGRGFVLLVGFTHTDGDAELEWMTEKVLGLRVFSDADDKMNLALGDVGGALLVVSQFTLYGDARKGKRPSFIDAARPEHAVPLYERFVALLRARGALVETGEFGAMMDVELVNDGPVTLWLER